AGAGCCCCGCGAAGTCCCAGAGGTTCACCCGCTCACCCTTCGCGGTGATCGCGAAGACGACCTGCCCCTGCGCATCCACCCCCACCCCATTGCGGACCAGCTTGTTCTCGGAGCCCTCCTTGAAGGCCGGATGACGCTTCCCGCCATGCAGCAGCAGCGGCCCCGATTGCAGGGCGAGCTGCGGATGCGTTGCGACAGCGGCATAGGCTGCGCATTCCCAGACCCGGGCCTTCCCGGCGCGGTCGATGGAAAAGACGCCGTTCGGCTTCAGGAAAAAGTTCCCCTTCCCCGCCGCCTGATTGAGAGGCCGGAGTTCCTTCCCGTTTTCGACATGCAGGCCGCTGGGAATGCCGCCCGGCTCGAAGATTCCGGCATTCATAACGAATTTCACGACCTTCCCCTGCGCCGAAAACGCCGTTTGAACCCGCTCGAAGCTCCGGAACGGAGCCTCGCCAGCGTCCTTCCAGACCAGCCGGACCACCTCCGGAGCTACCTTCACCACCCGGAATTTCACCCCGGCATGCTCCACCGGCTGCTCTTTCACCGCGGCACCGAGGCTCCCGCAGGCGGCAAAAATCACGCAAATCAGGGCTTTCACGGGCCGATTTCATCACGGATCGGGATGGAAACAATCCGGGACGGAATCTGCCTCGATTCTTCATCCGGCGCTCGCAAAGTGGAGGCTCCGGACTTTGTGAAAAATTTCACAAACCCCTTGCCCGCGGCCCCGACTTCGGGCCTGATTCCGCCGCCGGGATTTCCATGAGCAGCACCTCCACGACCGAATACCAAGCCCCCGACGTCGCGGCGAAAGCCGCCGAATATCACGAGGAGACGAC
This portion of the Luteolibacter luteus genome encodes:
- a CDS encoding phosphodiester glycosidase family protein yields the protein MKALICVIFAACGSLGAAVKEQPVEHAGVKFRVVKVAPEVVRLVWKDAGEAPFRSFERVQTAFSAQGKVVKFVMNAGIFEPGGIPSGLHVENGKELRPLNQAAGKGNFFLKPNGVFSIDRAGKARVWECAAYAAVATHPQLALQSGPLLLHGGKRHPAFKEGSENKLVRNGVGVDAQGQVVFAITAKGERVNLWDFAGLFLQLGCKDALFLDGDISQMSVNPSGPPPGNQFGAMLVIVE